Proteins from a single region of Gemmatimonadales bacterium:
- a CDS encoding M23 family metallopeptidase, whose product MADRRWTFMVVPEGTGASRAIQVSQSVLKVGAIGLGLFVLLALVLGYATVSRSVDLSRAARLERENQQLAATLGQLNARISTLSDTLGQITRNDARIRLLANLEPTDPQVLQAGIGGPAPEGAVNGASKSELVRQATEVSVDLDAMIRRANLLAHSFDEAADSLASHRDRLAALPSILPTQGWLASAFSSMREHPILHVARPHEGIDVVAPMGAPIEAPAAGKVISAGWETGYGYSVSIDHGYGITTRFAHASKLLVRRGDKVERGQRIALVGNTGLATGPHLHYEVHVRGRAVNPLNYVLPAGVVTD is encoded by the coding sequence ATGGCTGATCGCCGCTGGACGTTCATGGTCGTACCCGAAGGCACCGGTGCATCCCGGGCCATCCAGGTCTCGCAGTCGGTCCTGAAGGTGGGGGCGATTGGGCTGGGCCTGTTTGTCCTGCTTGCCCTGGTCCTTGGCTACGCAACCGTGAGCCGCAGCGTCGACCTCTCCCGTGCTGCCCGCCTTGAGCGCGAAAACCAGCAGCTGGCCGCCACCCTGGGCCAGCTGAACGCACGGATCTCCACCCTCTCCGACACCCTGGGCCAGATCACCCGGAACGACGCCCGCATCCGGCTCCTGGCCAACCTCGAGCCGACCGACCCGCAGGTGCTGCAGGCGGGCATTGGCGGACCGGCTCCCGAGGGCGCGGTGAACGGCGCCTCAAAGAGCGAGCTCGTGCGCCAGGCGACGGAGGTCTCCGTCGACCTGGACGCCATGATCCGGCGCGCCAACCTGCTGGCCCACTCCTTCGATGAAGCCGCGGACAGCCTTGCCTCCCACCGGGACCGCCTGGCCGCCCTGCCCTCCATCCTTCCGACGCAGGGCTGGCTGGCGAGCGCCTTCAGCTCCATGCGCGAACACCCGATCCTCCACGTGGCCCGGCCGCACGAGGGCATCGACGTGGTGGCGCCGATGGGCGCCCCGATCGAGGCCCCGGCAGCCGGCAAGGTCATCAGCGCGGGGTGGGAAACCGGCTACGGCTACTCCGTCTCCATCGATCACGGCTACGGCATCACGACGCGCTTTGCCCACGCCTCCAAGCTGCTGGTCCGCCGCGGCGACAAGGTCGAGCGCGGACAGCGCATCGCCCTGGTCGGCAACACCGGCCTGGCGACCGGGCCGCACCTCCACTACGAAGTGCATGTCCGCGGCCGCGCCGTGAATCCGCTGAACTATGTCTTGCCGGCGGGAGTGGTAACGGACTAG
- a CDS encoding LemA family protein: protein MNRRVMRLAPALALLPLLAGCGYNRIQALDEQVNSAESQIKVQLQRRADLIPNLVETVKGFAKQETTIFTEVADARSRLAGAVQGGNLQEMADANQAMNAPLGRLLAIVENYPDLKSNENFRQLQDQLEGTENRISVARQDYNQAARQYNTYVRTFPYNLTAKMFGASTPKEYFELTNAAAADAPKVQF, encoded by the coding sequence ATGAATCGTCGTGTCATGCGCCTCGCGCCCGCTCTCGCGCTGCTGCCCCTCCTGGCTGGTTGCGGCTACAACCGCATCCAGGCGCTCGACGAGCAGGTGAATTCGGCGGAGAGCCAGATCAAGGTCCAGCTGCAGCGCCGGGCCGACCTCATCCCGAACCTGGTGGAGACGGTCAAGGGCTTTGCCAAGCAGGAGACCACCATCTTCACGGAGGTGGCGGACGCGCGCTCGCGGCTCGCGGGCGCCGTGCAGGGCGGCAACCTGCAGGAAATGGCCGATGCCAACCAGGCGATGAACGCCCCGCTCGGGCGGCTCCTGGCCATCGTGGAGAATTATCCTGACTTGAAGTCGAACGAGAATTTCCGGCAGCTGCAGGACCAGCTCGAAGGCACCGAGAACAGGATCTCCGTTGCGCGGCAGGACTACAACCAGGCGGCCCGGCAGTACAACACCTACGTCCGGACCTTCCCGTACAACCTGACCGCCAAGATGTTCGGCGCGTCGACGCCGAAGGAGTATTTCGAGCTGACCAACGCGGCGGCGGCGGATGCACCGAAAGTCCAGTTCTGA
- the ricT gene encoding regulatory iron-sulfur-containing complex subunit RicT: MPQTVEVRFKGNRKGLFDWAGEDQELRMRDAVIVDADRGQDLGRVSAVGETALKKCGSSCGGCAVGEAPPGDRAPVLRIATSEDVSTHEELRRSEEDIRRQIIGRVRSHNLPMKISDTEWQWDRKKLTVYFTSDKRVDFRNLVRELAGLFKTRIELRQIGVRDEAARLSGVGRCGREYCCSTWLTELSPVNLGLAKDQRLSLNPSQISGGCGRLLCCLKYEHEFYVTTRKRFPKEGRMVVTARGQEKVVAVDLFRERVFLRNEEGPRVVPLLQLKEEVEAAAGSAAPPARSAPAAAPDRPATPRSPRREAAPPPPPKPEAAAPPADAPPATPATPRSKRRRRGRRRRGGGGGGGGGGSGSPPGGGG, from the coding sequence ATGCCGCAGACCGTGGAAGTCCGGTTCAAGGGGAACCGGAAGGGGCTCTTTGACTGGGCGGGCGAGGACCAGGAACTGCGGATGCGCGACGCGGTCATCGTCGACGCCGACCGCGGTCAGGACCTGGGCCGTGTCAGCGCCGTCGGGGAGACCGCCCTGAAGAAGTGCGGGTCGAGTTGCGGCGGCTGCGCCGTTGGCGAGGCGCCCCCCGGCGACCGCGCCCCGGTATTGCGCATTGCCACCAGTGAGGATGTGTCCACCCACGAAGAGCTCCGCCGCTCCGAGGAGGACATCCGCCGCCAGATCATCGGGCGCGTGCGCTCCCACAACCTCCCCATGAAAATCAGTGACACCGAATGGCAGTGGGACCGGAAGAAGCTCACGGTCTACTTCACCTCGGACAAGCGGGTGGACTTCCGGAATCTCGTGCGGGAACTCGCCGGCCTGTTCAAGACACGCATCGAGCTGCGGCAGATCGGGGTCCGCGACGAAGCCGCCCGGCTCTCCGGCGTCGGGCGCTGCGGCCGCGAGTATTGCTGCTCGACCTGGCTGACCGAACTCTCTCCCGTCAACCTCGGCCTCGCAAAGGACCAGCGCCTCTCCCTGAATCCCTCCCAGATTTCCGGCGGGTGCGGGCGCCTGCTCTGCTGCCTGAAGTACGAGCATGAGTTCTACGTGACGACGCGGAAGCGGTTCCCCAAGGAAGGTCGGATGGTCGTCACCGCGCGCGGGCAGGAAAAGGTGGTGGCGGTCGATCTCTTCCGGGAACGGGTGTTCCTGCGCAACGAGGAAGGTCCGCGGGTGGTGCCGCTCCTGCAGCTCAAGGAAGAGGTCGAGGCGGCGGCCGGGTCGGCGGCACCCCCTGCCCGCTCCGCCCCGGCGGCGGCGCCGGACCGGCCGGCCACCCCGCGCTCCCCTCGCCGCGAGGCCGCACCGCCCCCTCCCCCGAAGCCCGAAGCAGCCGCTCCGCCTGCCGACGCCCCACCCGCGACGCCAGCCACACCCCGTTCGAAACGGCGGCGGCGGGGCCGGCGGCGCCGGGGCGGCGGGGGCGGCGGGGGCGGCGGGGGATCCGGCAGCCCACCGGGCGGCGGGGGCTGA
- a CDS encoding methionine--tRNA ligase yields MAPFYITTAIDYANGDPHLGHAYEKVGADAIARYHRLRGDDVWFLIGMDEHGQKVAQAAAADNVTPQELVDRVALRFEAMWQRLGLSHDQFIRTTAEAHKAGVVALIERIFERNPDDFYEQSYRGRYCVGCEAFKQDNEITDDRCALHPTRTLEWVEERNWFFRLSRYRDFLLELIEGNREFVQPESRRNEILALLRQGLDDISASRSRFTWGVPFPRLTSQGEQQTTYVWFDALPNYWTATRDPASRAEWPAQLHVIGKDITRFHCVIWPAMLRAAGLPLPEQVWAHGFVYFRGERFSKSAGTKLDLGEAIDRFGPDAFRYFLLREIPWDSDGNFTWERFVDLYTSDLADGLGNLASRSLAMLAKYREGKVPSAGETSLDQAGAEAIQAYAQAMDCNDLRGAAESAWRIVTAANQYIVQTAPWVLAKGGKDEELDAALASLARCLYRLAVLVSPLMPGKAEELWAVLGQDGRAAAARWESLDSPPVAGAATRKPDGLFPRPEPSPSA; encoded by the coding sequence GTGGCACCCTTCTACATCACCACCGCCATCGACTACGCCAACGGCGACCCCCATCTCGGGCACGCGTACGAGAAGGTCGGCGCGGATGCGATTGCGCGCTATCACCGGCTCCGCGGCGACGACGTCTGGTTCCTGATCGGGATGGACGAGCATGGCCAGAAGGTGGCGCAGGCGGCGGCCGCGGATAACGTGACGCCGCAGGAACTCGTCGACCGGGTCGCGCTGCGCTTCGAGGCGATGTGGCAGCGGCTGGGCCTCTCGCACGACCAGTTCATCCGCACCACCGCCGAGGCGCACAAGGCGGGCGTGGTGGCATTGATCGAGCGGATCTTCGAGCGCAATCCTGACGACTTCTACGAGCAGTCGTACCGGGGCCGCTACTGCGTGGGCTGCGAGGCCTTCAAGCAGGACAACGAAATCACCGACGACCGCTGCGCGCTGCACCCCACGCGGACGCTCGAATGGGTCGAGGAGCGCAACTGGTTCTTCCGGCTCTCCCGATACCGGGACTTCCTGCTGGAACTGATCGAGGGGAACCGCGAGTTCGTGCAGCCCGAGAGCCGCCGCAACGAGATCCTCGCGCTCCTCCGTCAGGGACTCGACGACATCTCGGCGAGCCGCTCGCGCTTCACCTGGGGTGTGCCGTTCCCACGGCTGACCAGCCAGGGAGAGCAACAGACCACCTACGTCTGGTTCGATGCCCTGCCCAACTACTGGACCGCCACCCGCGATCCGGCGTCCCGCGCCGAATGGCCGGCGCAACTGCATGTGATCGGGAAGGACATCACCCGATTCCACTGCGTCATCTGGCCTGCCATGTTGCGCGCCGCTGGCCTGCCCCTCCCGGAGCAGGTCTGGGCGCACGGCTTCGTGTATTTCCGCGGCGAGCGGTTCAGCAAGAGCGCGGGCACCAAGCTCGACCTCGGCGAGGCGATCGACCGCTTCGGACCCGACGCCTTCCGCTACTTCCTCCTGCGCGAGATCCCCTGGGACAGCGACGGCAACTTCACCTGGGAGCGGTTCGTCGACCTGTACACCTCCGACCTGGCCGACGGCCTCGGCAACCTCGCGAGCCGCTCCCTGGCGATGCTGGCGAAGTATCGCGAAGGGAAGGTGCCGAGCGCCGGGGAAACCTCGCTCGATCAGGCCGGCGCAGAGGCGATCCAGGCGTATGCACAGGCGATGGACTGCAACGATTTGCGCGGTGCGGCGGAATCGGCGTGGCGGATCGTTACGGCAGCAAACCAGTATATCGTGCAGACTGCCCCGTGGGTGCTGGCCAAGGGTGGGAAAGATGAGGAGCTCGACGCCGCCCTGGCGTCACTGGCTCGCTGCCTTTACCGGCTGGCCGTGCTGGTGAGCCCACTGATGCCCGGGAAGGCGGAAGAACTCTGGGCGGTACTGGGGCAGGATGGCAGAGCGGCGGCGGCCCGGTGGGAGTCGCTCGACTCTCCGCCGGTGGCCGGGGCGGCCACCCGCAAGCCGGACGGGCTCTTCCCCCGCCCGGAACCAAGCCCAAGTGCCTGA